In Ostrea edulis chromosome 6, xbOstEdul1.1, whole genome shotgun sequence, a single window of DNA contains:
- the LOC125647359 gene encoding toll-like receptor 4 → MLKFLEVLPFYTVFIWFTASQILAELNCTTTCNSTDVIVTCNGSSTPIPQNVTILHIHNYSRTLDSLCKKRGYEKLRILDVSKNKLEKITQGCFSTFPSLEILIISNNEQLGFSNFYNACYGLNATQIKEIYANDINQKMVNYPFPKNISLVLQNTSLQTLHIEYNEIRIAEIGAIYYLPQTLRNISVRGNRLETNTRFFEMLHLNKLLRLDISYQCTSRKFRSRSRRHVRFVTGDSKNHTGIECYDTRESDVLRILPNSLRELIATGAVSGSSCIPFLSTQNHSTLEYIDISRAGYDRWIGPINDTESSIKTLILSYNQCYYIKDGFFNNLKNLTTLDISFNYLYIFFRRSKKSNVFQGLPSLKSLSLSYNRLSKLPENLLKNNLNLERLNISNNALETWTVDISHLKQLTYIDCSSNKLAKLPKSVRDSLDEASHFQNVTLDFHQNKILCTCDNLDFINWLFTSKVNILLAKKDECTIYNGNISQAHRHLNEECGRNNGGKEWLYPVQFIGILFILSVLAVVGYKKRWAIIYRWYLIRLQRKGYTPIGGTEDSYEYDAFLSFADEDRSFVDKVIEELEKNPDTQFKVCVHYRDFTPGKSISRNIVSAVHSSRKTIVFMSRAYLKSHWCKHELCMAMTEENHMDRKVIIMTVLEDIPKKELSLDVLHYFKKKSYIAKPNNEQEMKLFWKTLKGVVANDL, encoded by the coding sequence ATGTTAAAATTTTTGGAGGTTTTACCATTTTACACAGTTTTCATTTGGTTTACCGCATCTCAAATATTAGCTGAACTTAACTGCACAACGACGTGTAATTCGACGGATGTGATCGTGACCTGTAATGGATCGTCTACCCCCATTCCACAAAACGTTACCATACTTCACATCCACAACTACAGCAGAACTTTGGACTCTCTTTGCAAGAAGAGAGGTTACGAAAAACTACGCATACTAGACGTATCCAaaaacaaattagaaaaaatTACACAAGGATGTTTCTCTACCTTTCCGTCGCTCGAGATCCTTATCATCAGCAACAACGAACAACTTGGATTCAGCAATTTCTACAATGCGTGTTACGGACTCAATGCAACCCAAATAAAAGAGATTTATGCCAACGATATCAACCAAAAGATGGTGAATTATCCGTTTCCAAAGAATATATCTCTTGTGCTTCAGAATACATCACTTCAGACTTTACACATTGAGTACAACGAAATTCGGATTGCAGAAATTGGAGCCATATATTACTTGCCACAGACACTGCGAAACATTTCTGTCCGCGGAAATCGACTTGAAACGAACACACGTTTCTTTGAAATGCTACATCTCAACAAGCTTCTTCGACTGGACATTAGTTACCAATGCACATCACGTAAATTTCGTTCAAGGTCACGGAGACACGTGCGATTTGTAACAGGAGATTCCAAAAACCATACGGGTATAGAATGTTACGATACACGAGAAAGTGACGTTCTGCGAATTCTACCAAATAGTCTCCGAGAATTAATAGCCACAGGCGCTGTTTCTGGGTCCTCCTGCATTCCTTTCCTGAGCACCCAGAACCACAGCACGTTGGAGTACATTGACATCTCACGTGCTGGTTACGATAGATGGATCGGCCCCATTAACGACACAGAATCAAGCATCAAGACCCTAATTCTATCGTACAACCAATGCTACTATATCAAAGATGgattttttaacaatttaaaaaaccTTACCACTTTGGATATTAGTTTCAattacttatatatttttttccgtcGCAGTAAGAAATCAAATGTGTTCCAGGGGTTGCCATCTTTGAAATCTTTATCCCTGAGTTACAACAGGTTAAGCAAATTACctgaaaatcttctgaaaaacaACCTAAATTTAGAACGACTCAACATCAGTAACAACGCCCTAGAGACGTGGACAGTGGATATCAGTCATCTTAAACAGCTTACTTACATCGACTGTTCCTCCAACAAGCTTGCAAAACTTCCCAAGTCTGTTAGAGACAGTCTGGACGAGGCAAGTCATTTCCAAAACGTGACGTTGGATTTTCACCAAAATAAGATCTTATGTACCTGTGATAACCTGGACTTCATCAACTGGCTTTTCACATCAAAGGTGAATATACTTTTAGCGAAAAAGGACGAGTGCACAATATACAATGGTAATATATCACAAGCTCATAGACACTTAAACGAGGAATGTGGCAGGAATAACGGCGGGAAAGAATGGCTTTATCCTGTTCAATTCATTGGTATTCTTTTCATTCTCTCTGTTCTAGCGGTCGTCGGGTACAAGAAACGATGGGCAATTATATATCGTTGGTACCTGATTCGTCTGCAGAGAAAAGGGTATACTCCCATTGGGGGAACAGAAGATAGCTATGAGTATGACGCGTTTCTCTCGTTTGCTGATGAAGATAGGTCATTCGTTGACAAAGTTATAGAAGAATTGGAGAAAAATCCCGATACCCAGTTTAAAGTCTGTGTTCATTATAGGGACTTTACTCCGGGCAAGTCCATCTCTAGAAACATTGTGTCTGCCGTGCATTCCAGCAGGAAAACAATCGTTTTCATGTCGCGTGCCTACCTCAAAAGTCACTGGTGCAAACACGAATTGTGTATGGCAATGACGGAAGAGAACCACATGGATCGCAAAGTTATCATTATGACCGTCCTTGAAGACATCCCTAAGAAAGAGCTGTCCTTGGATGTTTTACACTACTTTAAAAAGAAGAGCTACATTGCGAAACCAAACAACGAGCAAGAAATGAAACTGTTTTGGAAAACTTTGAAAGGAGTGGTGGCAAATGATCTATGA